From Bacillus sp. SM2101, a single genomic window includes:
- a CDS encoding carbohydrate-binding protein: MKKTFLVMIMLTLLSPMLSGNIAAAINYQHAVSNLTETKSQISFTSNVNTSWVDVHYKVNTGVQQNVRMNKEGSTFTHELGGLEAGDIINYSFTYNNGTPAYNTPWYESPHGLEAMPEPEPEPEPEPEPTPVPEPNTDVERLVIDDFNRWEQWNSNKNDLNESIIRNGGVYNLEGNRNLYFFFNGGSRAESFDQYINRDISAYDTLELTLKSPNVVEGNSINIVLNDGTNHSLKLSDYGNITSNYQTISIPLADFQAELTNTIFLRYEGIGTGKIVRIDEMVLTSSTGVMTEPEPTEPTLEPVPEPEPTEPTPEPAPEPEPTEPTPEPVPEPEPTEPTPEPVPEPEPSNLNTINPFEKIEAENYDFMRGIDTEVTTDVGSGQNVGWTDNGDYIAFKNVDFGTETPKGIEARVASQTIGGTIEVRLDGVNGPLLGTVDIQHTGGWQNWVTNTSTISNVTGKHDVYLVFKGVAPGIGNLNWFVFTGTTGQVESVEEEPDEQPENSAGDDNQNPPQSDRYEIQEIGVGDSLAQVLEILGPPQREDVSKYGFTWYIYNQSYENFLMVGVENSKVVALFTNATNWTTPSHLKYGDNKTNVDEIYGEPLEYYLKGNTRFWINESPNEVATYSVEELYITFFYDIYEQQEVAGILYINKDTEDQFRSYYGNPSTNLTEVYAKQIFDLANVERVKRDLKPFVYDETVSKAAFNHSKDMALKNFFDHTNPDGKNVVDRLRNEGILSFSLIAENIAAGQYNAIYANAGWMNSSGHRANILGNGERLGTGVYYNPDSQYRIYYTQNFYTPR; the protein is encoded by the coding sequence TTGAAAAAGACATTCTTGGTAATGATAATGCTAACATTATTATCACCAATGTTAAGTGGTAATATTGCAGCAGCTATTAACTACCAGCACGCAGTTAGCAATTTAACTGAAACTAAATCTCAAATTTCATTTACTTCAAACGTAAATACGAGCTGGGTAGATGTTCATTACAAAGTTAATACAGGTGTCCAGCAAAATGTAAGAATGAATAAGGAAGGATCGACTTTTACACATGAATTAGGTGGGCTAGAAGCTGGTGACATTATTAATTACAGTTTTACTTATAACAATGGTACTCCAGCATATAACACACCTTGGTATGAAAGTCCGCATGGATTGGAAGCGATGCCAGAACCAGAACCAGAACCAGAACCAGAACCAGAACCAACACCTGTACCTGAGCCTAATACAGATGTCGAGCGACTTGTGATTGACGATTTTAACAGATGGGAACAATGGAACTCAAATAAAAACGACTTAAACGAATCTATTATACGTAACGGAGGGGTTTACAACCTTGAAGGTAATAGAAATCTGTATTTTTTCTTTAACGGTGGATCGAGAGCTGAGTCATTTGATCAATACATAAATCGAGATATTTCTGCTTATGATACATTGGAGCTTACTTTAAAAAGTCCAAATGTTGTTGAGGGAAATTCCATAAACATCGTTTTAAATGATGGAACAAATCACTCGCTAAAATTATCTGACTACGGCAATATAACAAGCAATTACCAAACAATCTCAATACCATTAGCTGATTTTCAGGCGGAATTAACGAATACAATATTTTTACGTTACGAAGGCATAGGTACTGGTAAAATTGTTCGTATCGATGAAATGGTCCTTACATCATCTACTGGAGTTATGACAGAACCTGAGCCAACAGAACCGACACTTGAGCCAGTTCCAGAACCTGAGCCAACAGAACCGACACCTGAGCCAGCTCCAGAACCTGAACCAACAGAACCGACGCCTGAACCAGTTCCAGAACCTGAACCAACAGAACCGACACCTGAACCAGTTCCAGAGCCAGAACCATCGAATCTCAATACAATTAATCCGTTTGAGAAGATCGAAGCAGAAAATTACGATTTTATGAGAGGAATTGACACGGAAGTTACTACTGACGTAGGTAGTGGACAAAACGTTGGTTGGACAGATAATGGCGACTACATCGCATTTAAAAATGTTGATTTTGGCACAGAAACCCCGAAAGGAATTGAAGCAAGAGTAGCTAGTCAAACCATCGGTGGAACAATTGAAGTGAGGTTAGATGGTGTTAATGGACCTTTGCTGGGCACAGTAGATATTCAACATACTGGTGGATGGCAAAATTGGGTTACAAATACTTCTACTATCTCTAATGTCACTGGCAAACATGATGTGTATTTAGTTTTCAAAGGAGTAGCTCCAGGGATTGGAAACTTAAATTGGTTTGTATTCACTGGTACAACAGGTCAAGTTGAGTCAGTAGAAGAGGAGCCGGATGAACAACCAGAAAATTCAGCGGGAGATGACAATCAAAATCCCCCACAATCTGATAGATATGAAATACAAGAAATTGGAGTAGGGGACTCTTTAGCACAAGTTCTTGAAATCTTAGGTCCACCACAGCGTGAAGATGTTAGTAAATATGGATTTACATGGTATATTTATAACCAATCCTATGAAAACTTCTTAATGGTTGGTGTAGAAAATAGTAAAGTAGTTGCCTTATTTACGAATGCGACAAATTGGACCACGCCATCTCACTTAAAATACGGAGATAATAAGACGAATGTAGATGAAATTTATGGTGAGCCATTAGAGTATTATTTGAAAGGAAACACGAGATTTTGGATAAACGAATCACCTAATGAAGTAGCTACATATTCAGTTGAAGAGCTTTATATAACATTCTTCTACGATATATATGAACAACAGGAAGTAGCTGGGATATTATATATAAATAAGGATACAGAAGACCAATTTCGTAGTTATTATGGCAACCCATCTACAAATTTAACTGAAGTATATGCTAAACAAATATTTGATTTAGCAAATGTAGAAAGGGTAAAAAGAGACTTAAAGCCATTTGTTTACGATGAAACTGTTTCAAAGGCTGCTTTTAATCATAGTAAAGATATGGCATTGAAAAATTTCTTTGATCATACAAATCCAGACGGCAAAAATGTAGTTGATCGGTTGAGAAATGAAGGGATTTTATCCTTTTCTTTGATTGCAGAAAATATAGCAGCTGGTCAGTATAATGCCATTTATGCTAATGCAGGTTGGATGAATTCATCAGGACACCGTGCTAATATTTTGGGTAATGGAGAAAGGTTAGGTACAGGTGTTTACTATAACCCAGATAGTCAATATAGAATTTATTATACCCAAAATTTTTATACTCCAAGATAA
- a CDS encoding TetR/AcrR family transcriptional regulator encodes MANKEDLRITRTRKLIGEAFLKLLQQKGFDSITIQNIADEAMINRATFYLHYQDKYDLLEQMMDVVLKELITSYGDSNKHIEEQQFKITNHQMTIQRVYESVEKHRFFYQVMFGKHGVYEFRKNLEEVMIGKFEENFKNLGMTDADFKIPKEVLLHFSSSAFVGIIDWWLREENHKSPEEMSVMISQIILRGHTNAAGVEIR; translated from the coding sequence ATGGCAAATAAAGAAGATTTACGAATCACTCGTACGAGAAAACTAATTGGAGAAGCCTTCTTAAAATTACTCCAACAAAAAGGTTTTGATAGCATTACAATCCAAAACATTGCAGATGAAGCGATGATAAACCGCGCGACATTTTATTTACATTATCAAGACAAGTATGATTTATTAGAGCAAATGATGGATGTAGTATTAAAAGAACTCATCACATCTTATGGTGATTCTAATAAACATATCGAAGAGCAACAGTTTAAAATAACAAACCATCAAATGACCATTCAGAGAGTTTATGAAAGTGTTGAAAAACATCGTTTCTTTTACCAAGTAATGTTCGGAAAACATGGAGTTTATGAATTTAGAAAAAACTTAGAGGAAGTCATGATTGGTAAATTCGAAGAAAATTTTAAAAATCTAGGAATGACAGATGCTGATTTTAAAATTCCAAAAGAAGTACTTCTTCATTTTTCTAGCTCAGCTTTTGTCGGAATAATAGATTGGTGGTTAAGAGAGGAAAATCATAAATCTCCAGAAGAAATGTCCGTTATGATATCTCAAATTATTTTGAGAGGACACACGAATGCAGCGGGAGTTGAGATTAGATAA
- a CDS encoding PEP/pyruvate-binding domain-containing protein has translation MNVVSLTDCIKLEKVLVGSKAMNLSKIKSTIPSIPDGFVLTSDSFKKFLTHNNIRSKNNRHIQEEVLTAEYPRELELSISKFFNAIKTSPDVILAVRSSSAMEDLNNASFAGQYETILNVKNLDQLLDSIKRCWASYFSAHILDYAKTNNISLSNIQMGVFVQQMINADVSGVIFSSNPVTNNQNEILVNASYGLGEAIVDGSVTPDMYVINKENKHIVKELGDKKIQIIAKEEGNESVVVSTDLQKIFCLGDEEILELVDITMKIEHYFENPVDIEFAIKNNIIYILQSRPITTLKGENV, from the coding sequence ATGAATGTTGTAAGTTTAACAGATTGTATAAAACTAGAGAAAGTGTTGGTAGGTTCAAAAGCGATGAACCTATCTAAAATAAAATCAACAATACCTTCAATACCAGATGGATTTGTATTAACTTCAGATTCTTTTAAAAAATTTCTTACACATAACAATATCAGGTCCAAGAATAACCGACACATTCAAGAAGAAGTTTTAACTGCTGAATATCCAAGGGAACTGGAATTATCCATATCAAAATTTTTCAACGCTATAAAAACCAGTCCTGATGTAATACTAGCCGTTCGTTCTTCCTCAGCAATGGAAGACCTAAATAACGCATCCTTCGCAGGGCAATATGAAACAATTTTGAATGTGAAAAATTTGGATCAATTATTGGATAGTATTAAGCGTTGCTGGGCTTCGTATTTTTCAGCACACATACTAGACTATGCTAAAACCAATAATATATCTCTCTCGAATATCCAGATGGGTGTTTTCGTTCAACAGATGATTAACGCAGATGTATCGGGCGTAATTTTCAGCTCTAATCCAGTAACGAATAACCAAAACGAAATACTAGTAAATGCAAGTTATGGATTAGGAGAAGCAATTGTGGATGGTAGTGTAACTCCAGATATGTATGTAATTAACAAAGAAAACAAACACATTGTAAAGGAATTAGGTGATAAAAAGATCCAAATAATTGCTAAGGAAGAGGGAAATGAATCTGTAGTGGTTTCTACGGATCTACAAAAAATATTTTGCTTGGGTGACGAAGAGATTCTAGAACTAGTTGATATAACAATGAAAATAGAACATTACTTTGAAAATCCAGTAGATATAGAATTTGCTATAAAAAATAACATCATTTATATTTTGCAATCAAGACCTATTACGACTTTAAAAGGAGAAAATGTATAA
- a CDS encoding PEP-utilizing enzyme encodes MTSNVYHVDLKDFKQNLIISEVEKKWFWEYNDAHFSKPLTPLFASFMGPSVSSGTLEAFEKLKLPLKQFQFKISKGYHYQTVKVHDNPETRVAEHKEVMTTVFPRASEILFEYVENTLLPYYSILDEAKKQKLSLEEAEERVLELYQMYLKIWSIHFEVVMPKMSMGLALEEIYGKLLNTKDTTGVYDLLLGTMNKSIETDRELWRLSLIVKDSGNLSEIFNNSDVNHLSESLNNVDEGRQFLTTVKTFLETYGYRASNHEFNEETWVENPNHALTLVKNYIEKDFDFEAELQEGINKREQKVNEVLARMPDGELKETFISLYGMALRMWGINEDHHFYIDAMLPAKARLFLLNVGGLLVNHSVIEKKEDISYLYLDELVELLRQPKSVFDLIKERKEEHKNNEAITPVPFYGNRPEGRSSDPITERMFGTRMADLNEEEKTFTGYSSSVGVHTGTVKVVSDQSEFDKVKKGDILVCKTTTPPWTVLFNLAGVIVTDVGGILSHAATVAREYGVPCVTGTKIATSTLKDGDVVKVDGAKGEVTILE; translated from the coding sequence ATGACATCCAATGTATATCATGTAGATTTAAAGGATTTTAAACAAAATTTAATAATATCGGAGGTAGAGAAGAAATGGTTTTGGGAATACAATGATGCACATTTCTCGAAGCCACTTACTCCCTTATTTGCTTCATTCATGGGCCCTTCAGTTTCTAGTGGGACATTGGAAGCTTTTGAAAAATTGAAACTCCCATTAAAACAATTTCAATTTAAAATTTCGAAAGGCTACCATTACCAAACAGTTAAAGTACATGATAACCCTGAGACGAGAGTAGCGGAACATAAAGAAGTGATGACAACAGTTTTTCCAAGAGCATCAGAAATTCTTTTTGAATATGTAGAAAATACTCTACTTCCATACTACAGCATACTGGATGAAGCAAAAAAACAAAAGTTATCCTTAGAAGAAGCAGAAGAAAGAGTGTTAGAACTTTATCAGATGTATTTGAAAATTTGGTCCATACACTTTGAAGTAGTGATGCCAAAAATGTCAATGGGGCTAGCTCTTGAGGAGATATACGGGAAGTTGTTAAATACCAAAGACACAACAGGAGTATATGATTTGTTATTAGGAACCATGAATAAATCAATTGAAACAGACAGAGAACTGTGGAGGCTTTCTTTAATTGTAAAAGATTCAGGAAATTTATCTGAAATATTTAATAATTCAGATGTGAATCATTTAAGTGAATCACTTAATAATGTGGATGAAGGCCGTCAGTTTTTAACTACTGTCAAAACTTTCTTGGAAACATATGGTTACCGTGCGAGCAATCATGAATTTAATGAAGAAACATGGGTGGAAAATCCGAATCATGCTTTAACATTGGTTAAAAACTATATTGAAAAAGATTTTGATTTCGAAGCTGAGCTGCAAGAAGGGATCAATAAGAGAGAACAAAAAGTGAATGAAGTATTAGCTAGAATGCCTGATGGGGAGTTAAAAGAAACATTTATTTCGCTTTATGGTATGGCACTAAGAATGTGGGGAATTAATGAAGACCATCATTTTTATATTGATGCGATGTTACCGGCAAAAGCACGTCTATTTTTATTAAATGTTGGAGGTTTATTAGTTAACCATTCTGTCATCGAAAAGAAAGAAGATATTTCTTACCTTTATTTAGACGAATTAGTTGAATTATTAAGACAGCCTAAGTCAGTATTTGACTTGATCAAAGAAAGAAAAGAGGAACATAAGAACAATGAAGCAATTACTCCTGTTCCTTTCTATGGTAATCGACCGGAGGGGCGTTCGTCAGATCCAATCACAGAAAGAATGTTTGGTACAAGAATGGCTGACTTAAATGAAGAGGAGAAAACATTTACGGGTTATTCTAGTAGCGTAGGAGTACACACTGGAACAGTAAAGGTTGTTAGTGATCAAAGTGAATTTGATAAGGTGAAAAAAGGAGATATCCTTGTCTGTAAAACGACTACACCACCATGGACAGTATTGTTTAACTTAGCAGGTGTCATTGTTACAGATGTAGGTGGAATTCTATCACATGCTGCTACTGTTGCAAGAGAATATGGAGTTCCTTGTGTAACTGGAACGAAAATTGCAACCTCTACACTAAAAGACGGAGATGTGGTTAAAGTGGATGGTGCTAAAGGTGAAGTTACCATTCTTGAATAA
- a CDS encoding MFS transporter — MNKTNLILLSILIGTFLVPVNSTMIAVGLPSIASYLNVSITDISWVVTIYLIVMAVVQPIAGKLGDLYGNKQVMQIGFIVFLISSIACAFSFNLFSLILFRSLQALGGALLTPNATAIIRFAIPTKKLSHAFGIFGLTMGLGAAIGPLLGSFLIRSFSWEAIFGVNIPFLVIGVIATWLIVPNVNDAQPNNKTLDIAGTLYLGAILTFITLFATKKELITGWTTLVLFILVALFSYQELVSKAPLIEFSMFKNIHFTTANLFIMINNFFMYSTVLFIPISLNQFSISTIGMMLFYFALSMSLSSWIGGTLANKIGKEKVISISFFLCCITALLYFTFSNESSYPFVVIALIFGGFSSGIGIASMQINSLKSVPREKVGIASGIYSTFRYLGGIMASVVVAILIGNTFFFLLLLCFSIIGLILSLGLVLKNRTNLNTKKYEVKI; from the coding sequence TTGAATAAAACAAATCTGATTTTGTTGTCTATATTAATAGGGACGTTTTTAGTCCCTGTTAATTCAACAATGATCGCTGTTGGGCTTCCTAGTATTGCATCCTATTTGAATGTTTCAATTACTGATATATCATGGGTGGTTACTATTTATTTAATTGTTATGGCAGTCGTGCAGCCCATTGCGGGTAAATTAGGGGATTTATATGGGAATAAACAAGTAATGCAGATCGGGTTTATTGTGTTTCTTATCTCATCGATCGCTTGTGCTTTTTCTTTTAATTTGTTTTCTCTTATTCTATTCCGTTCTTTACAAGCACTAGGCGGTGCATTATTAACCCCAAATGCTACCGCGATTATTCGTTTCGCCATTCCAACAAAAAAATTGAGTCATGCTTTTGGTATTTTTGGCCTTACGATGGGTTTAGGTGCAGCAATAGGCCCCCTACTGGGTTCGTTTTTAATCCGTTCATTCAGTTGGGAAGCTATATTTGGGGTTAATATTCCTTTTCTGGTCATTGGTGTGATTGCCACTTGGCTTATTGTACCTAATGTGAACGATGCCCAACCTAATAACAAAACCTTGGATATAGCAGGTACTTTATACCTTGGTGCAATATTGACATTTATTACATTATTTGCAACCAAAAAAGAATTAATAACTGGTTGGACGACTCTTGTTTTATTTATCTTAGTTGCCTTATTTAGTTATCAAGAGCTAGTAAGCAAAGCTCCTTTAATTGAATTTAGTATGTTTAAAAATATCCATTTTACTACTGCAAACTTATTTATTATGATTAATAACTTTTTCATGTACAGTACGGTTCTTTTTATTCCTATTTCACTGAATCAGTTTAGTATCAGCACAATTGGTATGATGTTATTCTATTTTGCCCTATCTATGTCATTATCTTCATGGATAGGAGGGACATTGGCCAATAAGATTGGCAAGGAAAAAGTCATTTCTATATCCTTTTTCTTATGTTGCATCACAGCACTACTTTATTTCACGTTTAGTAATGAATCTTCTTATCCGTTTGTTGTAATTGCATTAATTTTTGGTGGTTTTTCTTCAGGAATTGGAATTGCCTCTATGCAGATCAATAGTTTGAAATCTGTACCAAGAGAGAAAGTGGGAATTGCTTCTGGCATTTACTCTACTTTTAGATATTTGGGTGGAATAATGGCATCCGTGGTAGTTGCTATTTTAATAGGTAATACATTCTTTTTTTTATTATTACTGTGTTTTTCAATCATAGGTCTTATCCTTTCACTTGGATTAGTTCTGAAAAATAGAACAAATTTAAATACAAAAAAATATGAGGTGAAAATATGA
- a CDS encoding NAD(P)H-dependent oxidoreductase, whose protein sequence is MNTLIIYTHPNHSSLCYSFLQKTLKGMRENSNIKEIKVLDLYEEGFNPALVFNKDKRRRDMHKDPDLKKYRDQIIRADKIVFIYPIWWGRPPAMLLGYIDQIFSTNFAYKNVGKIMPEGLLKGKSVVCISTMKGPEILYPLLILRNSHKRSMEKLVFNFVGIKDVKFFEFGNMENQKGKHTKKLEKVYQYFQQISS, encoded by the coding sequence ATGAATACACTCATTATTTATACACATCCGAATCATTCCAGTTTATGTTATTCATTTTTGCAAAAAACTTTAAAGGGAATGAGAGAGAATTCCAATATTAAGGAAATAAAAGTACTCGATTTATATGAGGAAGGATTTAATCCTGCGCTTGTATTTAATAAGGATAAAAGAAGAAGGGACATGCATAAGGATCCTGATTTAAAAAAGTATAGAGATCAAATTATTCGGGCAGATAAAATTGTTTTTATTTATCCAATTTGGTGGGGAAGACCACCAGCAATGCTTTTAGGCTATATAGATCAAATATTCTCAACAAATTTTGCATATAAAAATGTTGGGAAAATTATGCCAGAAGGGCTATTGAAGGGAAAATCTGTTGTTTGTATCTCAACAATGAAAGGACCGGAAATTCTTTATCCGTTACTTATATTGAGAAATTCCCATAAGCGTTCAATGGAAAAGTTAGTATTCAATTTTGTAGGAATTAAAGATGTAAAGTTTTTTGAATTCGGTAATATGGAGAACCAGAAAGGAAAACATACAAAAAAACTAGAAAAAGTTTACCAATATTTTCAGCAAATAAGTAGCTAA
- a CDS encoding FMN-dependent NADH-azoreductase: MKKVLLVKANPQQEKKSYSLRLAKTFIDEYQTQNPNDQIIELDLYKEEIPFIDGDVLSARGKVVLKQELNEIELEKINKINRLADLFLESDKIIFSAPMWNFGFPPMVKAYIDAISIAGKTFKYTENGPVGLAGDKAVVLLEARGGIYSEGSGASSEHTKSYLETVMNFLGVKNFKVVLCEGVNLDHSKAEEIYLEAANNAKEVARLF; encoded by the coding sequence ATGAAAAAAGTACTATTAGTGAAAGCAAATCCACAACAAGAGAAAAAATCTTATTCACTGCGTTTAGCAAAAACGTTTATTGATGAATACCAAACGCAGAACCCAAATGATCAAATTATAGAGTTAGATTTGTACAAGGAAGAGATTCCTTTTATTGATGGTGATGTGTTATCTGCTAGAGGGAAGGTCGTGTTAAAACAAGAGCTTAATGAAATAGAGTTAGAGAAAATAAATAAAATAAACCGACTAGCCGACTTATTTTTAGAGTCAGATAAAATCATTTTCTCTGCACCTATGTGGAATTTTGGTTTTCCACCTATGGTAAAGGCATATATTGATGCCATATCCATTGCAGGCAAAACTTTTAAGTACACAGAGAATGGACCGGTGGGCTTAGCAGGAGATAAAGCTGTTGTTTTACTTGAGGCACGTGGGGGGATTTATTCAGAAGGTTCAGGAGCAAGCTCCGAGCATACAAAAAGCTATTTAGAAACTGTCATGAATTTTTTAGGGGTTAAAAACTTTAAAGTTGTTTTGTGTGAGGGTGTAAATTTAGATCATTCAAAAGCTGAAGAGATATACCTTGAAGCAGCTAACAATGCAAAAGAGGTTGCAAGATTATTTTAA
- a CDS encoding aminoglycoside phosphotransferase family protein, which yields MQLLFEESIKEVQELDPGYDDHASDVWLVKTDEQEVVVRSSRMSDEPSNEFWWGCKSLFGIDPRNVFGLEQVNNILHDISPIPIPKVLKKRTISSREFVVVEKLTGAVVQSFKNQPPSILQNLGEGLAKIHQYQVNYVGSPSGNFKVPLERYKQHVNEIIRDLVLKFHKDHAAIREKLPEMSVMIENLPNPQFTTFVLVDIDPTQFLSNNQELTGLVDTEAYVIAPRELDFIGLEYILDKDNVKDFITGYERVKSIPDLSNCRLPYRYLYRLLSVQGDVDIDKWLNHDNLF from the coding sequence ATACAATTATTATTTGAAGAATCTATTAAAGAGGTTCAAGAGTTAGATCCTGGATATGATGATCATGCTAGTGATGTGTGGTTAGTGAAAACAGATGAGCAAGAGGTAGTGGTACGTTCTTCGCGAATGAGTGACGAACCAAGCAATGAGTTTTGGTGGGGTTGCAAGAGCTTATTTGGAATTGATCCGAGAAATGTGTTTGGTTTAGAACAAGTAAATAATATACTCCATGATATTTCCCCCATTCCAATTCCAAAGGTATTAAAAAAGAGAACTATTTCTTCAAGGGAATTTGTAGTGGTAGAAAAATTAACTGGAGCAGTTGTTCAATCATTTAAAAATCAACCTCCGTCAATATTACAGAATCTTGGAGAGGGATTGGCTAAAATTCATCAATACCAAGTAAATTACGTGGGTAGTCCGTCTGGAAATTTTAAAGTTCCACTTGAGAGGTACAAACAGCATGTAAATGAGATAATTAGGGATTTAGTTTTAAAATTTCACAAAGATCATGCAGCAATACGAGAGAAACTTCCTGAAATGTCCGTTATGATTGAGAATCTCCCGAATCCGCAATTCACTACTTTTGTATTAGTTGATATCGATCCAACACAATTTCTGTCAAACAATCAAGAGTTAACTGGACTAGTAGATACCGAGGCATATGTTATAGCTCCACGAGAGTTAGATTTTATTGGACTTGAGTATATCTTAGACAAAGATAATGTTAAGGATTTTATCACTGGCTATGAAAGAGTTAAGTCTATTCCTGATTTGAGTAATTGTAGATTACCTTATCGTTATTTATACCGTTTATTATCTGTTCAAGGCGATGTAGATATTGATAAATGGCTAAATCATGATAATTTATTTTAA
- a CDS encoding coproporphyrinogen III oxidase, translating to MRIVINGLDDPRYQRPMELITDLFFEQSELSFNNIDDPTLIVKVDLDESINASATAKLHVLATNHIYEAKMEKSLASFESEKERFTQIKNIVLYVYLSLLQQHTKVRQPWGLLTGIRPTKLLHKKLQLGIAKKQAHNELRDNYMISDEKIQLMQQIVDQQLSVVPDLYQLKNEVSIYIGIPFCPTKCAYCTFPAYAINGRQGSVNSFLGGLHYEMRKVGAWLKENGINITTIYFGGGTPTSISAEEMDMLYEEMYESFPNVENVREITVEAGRPDTITPEKLTVLNKWKIDRISINPQSYIQETLKAIGRHHTVQETIDKFHLARQMGMNNINMDLIIGLPGEGKEQFHHTLSETEKLMPESLTVHTLSFKRASEMTKNKAKYPVADRQEIAEMMDIATVWTTEKGYRPYYLYRQKNILGNLENVGYALPNQESIYNIMIMEEQQTIIGLGCGASSKLVHPQTGKITRFANPKDPKTFNDGYEKYTHDKISILSNIFSD from the coding sequence ATGAGAATAGTAATAAATGGTTTGGATGATCCGCGATATCAACGTCCAATGGAACTAATTACAGATTTATTTTTTGAACAAAGCGAACTATCGTTTAATAATATTGATGATCCAACATTAATTGTTAAGGTTGATTTAGACGAGAGTATTAACGCTTCAGCTACTGCTAAATTGCATGTACTTGCGACAAATCATATATATGAAGCAAAGATGGAAAAATCGCTTGCTTCTTTTGAAAGTGAAAAGGAACGCTTTACTCAAATAAAAAATATCGTTTTATATGTGTATTTATCATTGTTACAGCAGCATACAAAAGTGAGACAACCATGGGGATTATTAACTGGGATTCGCCCAACGAAATTACTTCATAAAAAACTTCAGTTAGGTATAGCTAAAAAACAGGCTCATAACGAGCTTCGTGATAACTATATGATTTCAGATGAAAAAATACAACTGATGCAGCAAATTGTGGATCAACAGCTTTCAGTTGTGCCAGATCTATATCAATTAAAGAACGAAGTAAGCATTTATATCGGAATTCCATTTTGTCCAACGAAATGCGCATATTGTACCTTTCCTGCTTATGCGATAAATGGTAGGCAGGGCTCAGTAAATTCATTTCTGGGGGGACTCCATTATGAAATGCGTAAAGTAGGAGCTTGGTTAAAAGAAAATGGTATTAACATTACGACTATATATTTCGGTGGTGGAACACCTACAAGTATTTCAGCAGAAGAAATGGATATGCTTTACGAGGAAATGTATGAGTCCTTTCCGAATGTTGAAAATGTGCGAGAAATTACGGTAGAGGCTGGTCGTCCTGATACAATTACACCTGAGAAGCTCACTGTGTTGAACAAATGGAAAATTGATCGTATAAGCATCAATCCACAATCGTATATTCAAGAAACATTAAAAGCAATTGGACGCCATCATACGGTTCAAGAAACGATTGATAAATTTCATCTTGCTAGGCAAATGGGGATGAATAACATTAATATGGACCTTATCATTGGATTACCTGGAGAAGGTAAAGAACAATTTCACCATACATTATCAGAAACAGAAAAATTAATGCCTGAATCATTAACGGTGCATACTTTATCATTTAAACGTGCTTCAGAAATGACAAAAAACAAAGCTAAATATCCAGTAGCAGATAGACAAGAAATAGCTGAAATGATGGATATAGCTACTGTATGGACCACTGAAAAAGGATATAGACCTTATTATTTGTATCGACAAAAAAATATCCTAGGAAATTTAGAAAACGTTGGATATGCTCTTCCTAACCAAGAAAGCATCTATAATATTATGATTATGGAAGAACAGCAAACAATTATTGGATTAGGCTGCGGGGCGTCGAGTAAACTTGTGCACCCACAAACCGGAAAAATAACTAGGTTTGCAAATCCTAAAGACCCGAAAACGTTTAATGACGGTTACGAAAAGTATACACATGATAAAATTTCTATCCTTTCAAATATATTTTCTGATTGA